One window of Nitrososphaerota archaeon genomic DNA carries:
- the hisA gene encoding 1-(5-phosphoribosyl)-5-[(5-phosphoribosylamino)methylideneamino]imidazole-4-carboxamide isomerase has protein sequence MKIIPAIDIMDGKVVRLVQGKPENKTIYSNNPGEIAKKWEKQGADMLHIVDLDATLQLGSNLGLIQKMAKEVSIPVQIAGGLRDEHVISSTLDFADRVVIGTLAFKDTELVNKLGGKLGHKNLVISADHNNGVIVINGWTQKTTTNLVDAVQEFSNIGFTEFLITNVSRDGMLQGPDLENLVLACKQNINVIASGGISKPSDVSDVKKCNAYGVILGKALYEGKITIEEAKKLA, from the coding sequence GTGAAGATAATTCCTGCAATCGATATAATGGATGGCAAAGTGGTACGACTAGTACAGGGCAAACCAGAAAACAAAACCATCTACAGCAACAATCCAGGAGAAATTGCAAAAAAATGGGAAAAACAAGGAGCGGACATGCTCCATATTGTAGACCTTGATGCTACGCTACAACTAGGATCAAATCTGGGACTAATCCAAAAAATGGCAAAAGAAGTATCAATACCGGTGCAGATTGCTGGCGGCTTGAGAGATGAGCATGTCATATCCAGTACACTTGACTTTGCAGATAGAGTGGTCATTGGAACTTTGGCATTCAAGGACACAGAACTGGTAAACAAGCTAGGCGGCAAACTTGGACATAAAAATCTGGTAATATCCGCAGACCACAACAATGGCGTCATAGTGATAAATGGTTGGACACAAAAAACTACAACCAATCTAGTTGACGCAGTTCAGGAATTCTCAAACATTGGGTTTACGGAATTTCTAATCACAAATGTGTCCAGAGACGGAATGTTGCAAGGACCTGACCTTGAAAATCTCGTACTGGCGTGCAAGCAAAACATCAACGTGATCGCAAGCGGGGGAATATCAAAACCATCTGATGTATCTGATGTCAAAAAATGCAATGCTTATGGAGTGATTTTGGGCAAGGCACTATACGAAGGCAAAATAACAATCGAGGAGGCAAAAAAACTAGCATGA
- the hisH gene encoding imidazole glycerol phosphate synthase subunit HisH: MKLAIFDYGAGNIFSLKVALEKQNAQVDVITNFDVANNYSGLILPGVGNFDPAIRSVRDYSSVSFQEYVKDKMPVLGICLGMEMFFEKSEEGKEMGLAAIEGDVILLPNKFKIPHMGWNSMRIKKSNPLLDGVPDNSWVYFVHSYRAKPKDDDVVVADSDYGIEVPAVISKGNLYGTQFHPEKSGKIGSLMIQNFLRECKK; this comes from the coding sequence ATGAAGCTCGCCATTTTTGATTACGGAGCAGGAAATATCTTTAGCCTCAAAGTGGCACTAGAAAAACAAAATGCCCAAGTCGATGTAATAACAAACTTTGATGTTGCAAACAATTATTCCGGTTTGATTCTGCCCGGTGTTGGCAATTTTGATCCGGCCATTCGAAGCGTTCGAGATTATTCCAGTGTGTCGTTCCAGGAATATGTAAAAGACAAGATGCCAGTGCTTGGGATTTGCCTTGGAATGGAGATGTTTTTTGAAAAAAGCGAGGAAGGAAAGGAAATGGGACTTGCCGCCATAGAGGGAGACGTGATATTACTTCCAAACAAGTTCAAGATTCCCCACATGGGCTGGAACAGCATGAGAATCAAAAAATCAAATCCTCTTTTGGATGGTGTACCGGATAATTCTTGGGTCTATTTCGTCCACTCGTATAGAGCAAAGCCAAAAGACGACGATGTTGTGGTTGCTGATTCTGATTATGGAATCGAGGTTCCAGCAGTGATTAGCAAGGGCAATCTCTACGGGACACAATTCCATCCGGAAAAATCCGGCAAAATCGGCTCGCTCATGATACAGAATTTTCTGCGAGAGTGCAAAAAGTGA
- the hisB gene encoding imidazoleglycerol-phosphate dehydratase HisB, which translates to MARTSKINRETKETSILVQVNIDGSGKTSISTGIDFFDHLITSFGKHSMLDLSVKAKSNDGILHHLIEDTGIAIGSAIDKALGSRTGITRFSYSSVPMDESLAEASVDLVRRPYGKINLSIKRSKIEGMSKEDIEHFFSSLVQNLNSCIHISVKYGENDHHKIEAAIKSLAVALRTASNLDKKQKGIPSTKGSM; encoded by the coding sequence GTGGCAAGAACAAGCAAAATCAACCGTGAAACAAAGGAAACATCGATTCTAGTCCAAGTAAACATCGATGGTTCTGGAAAAACCTCAATTAGTACAGGAATTGATTTTTTTGATCACTTGATTACATCGTTTGGCAAACATTCTATGCTTGATCTTTCTGTAAAGGCAAAGTCAAACGATGGAATACTGCACCACCTAATCGAAGACACGGGCATTGCAATTGGCAGCGCAATAGACAAGGCGCTAGGAAGCAGAACAGGCATTACGAGATTCAGCTATTCTTCTGTACCAATGGATGAATCCCTAGCAGAAGCCTCTGTTGACCTAGTAAGACGTCCATACGGCAAAATCAATCTCTCAATAAAACGATCAAAAATAGAGGGAATGTCAAAAGAAGACATTGAGCACTTTTTCTCGTCGCTAGTCCAAAACCTGAACAGCTGCATCCACATCAGTGTAAAGTACGGAGAAAACGACCACCACAAAATAGAAGCTGCAATCAAATCGCTAGCGGTAGCACTGAGAACTGCGTCAAATCTGGACAAAAAGCAGAAAGGAATTCCAAGCACAAAAGGTTCAATGTAA